The Numenius arquata chromosome 11, bNumArq3.hap1.1, whole genome shotgun sequence genomic interval GAGCCGTAAGATCTCAGCTAacattataaatgaaaataagcCCTGAGGGATCAGGTGTTGCTCTGCTGCGCAGTTCAGCATGGCCAGGGTACCTTGGTGCAGGAGTGGCTGTGGCTggtctctctgctgccttctgggTTGTGGTAGCACCTTGAGCCCCAGGCAGAGAGCAAAGTCTGCCTGTGCTCTGCGCTGGGCATGGGGACAAAAGGAGGCGATGGCCATGGCAGAGGTCCCTGCTCCATGGTGGGTGCCTGGGCATGGTGAcagaggaggcaggcaggggtgCGGACAGACACTGGCTTCCTGCACCCTGCTGTCACGGGGCTGCTAGTCCAGACCTGCAGTTCCCTGGAAGAACTGCATCAGCGCCGGGTTTGAACTCAGGCAGGAGGAAAAGCTGCCGAGGTTGGGAGTGCAGGAGGCATCATCAGCAACGATGTCTCTCAATGATTGCTGCTCGGCTGCTGCCCGCCCCCCTGGACCCAGCTCGCCCCAgtaggagctgctggctcttcagCCGTGCTCCAGCCCCCCTTCGCCACAGTAAATGCAGCCCCAGTGCCTGCAAATGGTGGCTAATTCATGATGCAGGTATCGCCTCGGAGCCAGCATCCTGCTGGTGATGGTGTGATTCGATGACACGGGGCTGGGTGCAGGGACCCGTTGCCCACTGGAAAGCCAGCAGTGCGATGGATGTAGGTCGCTTTCACAGCAAGCTGTGATATAACGGGGTGGGTCTGGGAATCCTCCACAGATCAAACCCACAAACGCAACCACACCTGGTTACTCCATGAGCCGCACTGTGTGGGCTTTTGGGGTGCTGCTTGCTCATACTCCCTGACATCCCCCCCCCTGCTTTCCCTGCTGGCAGTGCTGGTAGGAAGGAAGGTCTTTATGGGGTTTTTCTaaggcaggagagaagagggTCTCACTGCCTGTTATTTAGGAGCAGGTGGGAGTGTGTGGGGTGCCCAGCAGCGTGACACTTGGGGCATCATAGCCAGCAGCGCCTGTGGGATCtgtgccccaccaccaccactgagaTCCCATCAGGGACATCTCACTGAAGAAGAACTGGATGCTCAGTTCTCTACCTCCTTTTTGGGAAACGTCAGCCTTTTCTCATACTTGGAAACCCTGAATCACATGGTGGGGGCAGATCCTTGCACCCCCACTGgtttcccctctgcccctggAGAGCGGTGGCAGCCAGGTGGGTCCGGGAGGCTCCCCGGTGCTTTGGGATCACAGGTCTCTGCAGCTGCAGGCTTGTTTGGTAACACGTTATTGTGACTCCGCTGGGTGAATCACACCACATCCTGTGGCAACAGCCTCCGTTGTTAGTATGTGCATGGTACAGCCTTTTTGCTGTATCCCCAAAGGATGGACGAGAGCCCAGATCCCAGCGTGGCTGATCCCCAAGGCAGTGGTGGGGCCCCTTAGCTGAGGGTGTTcaaaggagatggggaaaaatgaaggaaagagcCTCAAAGAGTTTAAAAGTAGATATTTAGGCAGAATAATTTCCTTGCTGATACTTATGAGGGCAGTGACTCCTGCCAAAGAGGAGCGCAGCAGCTGGCTATGCTTAGAGCGGCAGTGGTGCAGGGGCTGTCCCCCCACGGTGGCATCTCCCTGGCCtcatccagccctgctgcctcacCATGGACAGACTCATCACACGAGTGACAATGTTTCTGTTTTCAGCCCCGGATGCCAGCTCCTTGCGGCTGTGCCGGGCAGAGGTATTGGTGGCACTGGGGCAGCATCCACAGGCGCTGGAGGACCTGGATGCGGTGTGCAGGGCTGAGCCTGGAGAGCATGAGGTAAGTGGATGGAAGGCCCCATCACCCAGCTGTGCTTGGAGCCAAACCTTACTTTATGGGAGCAGTTTCTCCCTTTGCAGAATTCTCCTAGCCATTGGATTCATCCTGCTCAGAAATACATTTGCCAAACCCATTAAGTTGCAAATCCAGGCTGCAAGCGCTGCGTTGCACTAACGGGACAGGTCCAGCACCACGTCCCTCCTCGCGTGCGTGCAGGCGGTGGGTGCACGTAGCCGTGCTGGTGCACAGGATCGCAGCTGGGGGCTCGGGGAAGGGTTGGCCAGAGGCTGAGCTGCCCTTGGAGAAATCAGCCCTGGGAACTCACTTTCTGATTTATGAAGCACTCGTTGGCAATAGTTTCGCGGCTTCAAAGGCAGAAGCCCTTGACTCCTTCTCTAGGTCTCTGTAGGGTTTGGTTGCTTGGCTTTTGCAACTGCTACATTTTGGGTGAGTCCTGTTTTATGGGTACCTGGCTGTGGGTGGACCTGTCAGACATCTGACATGGTGGAGCTGTGGCCTGaggtgggagcaggcaggaggctggaggGAGATTCCCTTGGGACTCGCATGGGAGCTGAAGGGGCACCTGCTTAGCTGGTCACTGTCTCTGCAGTCACCACAGGTTTTTCTGCTCTGCAGGGCTTCTTCAGGAAAGGGAAGGTGCTTCTGGAGATGGGACAGAGAGCTGAAGCCTTGCTGGCGTGGGAACACTGCCTGACACTCAGTCCCCATTTCCACCCTGCTcggagagagatggagaaggtgTGTGGGCCATACTGTGGTAGCGTCCACATGATGCCCTTGTCCTCTGAAGAACTGGTATCCCTCATGGTTGTGCTGCTCTGACCAGCATTGGGATCAAGGAAAGTCAGGCCCTGGTCCAAGAGCCTTCCCTTCATGCTGATGCAGGTTCACCCATGAGGAAAACTCCCCTTCCTCAGTCCATATCTTTGAGTCTCAGCTTTTGTAGTGTTTAGATGCTGACATGGCACAAGGTGGGCTTGCAGGCATAGTCACCCAAGGCAAAGTAGCCAGCCAAAAGCTACTACTGGAAAGCCAATATCTTTTCTACAGATGATTTCAGGCCAGTACCCACCCATGTAGTGAAGTCACCATCACAGGTAGGGCCTTCGGCAGTGTCCCTGGCATGGGGACTTCATGCCACGAGAGGACACTTGCCCTTCAGGAGGGAAAGGGCAGGGGAATAGGGAATGACCTTGTTCCCTGCACAGCTCACTCCCTGCTCTTTGTGGGTGATGGAGAACGTGGGTCCCAGCCCTTAAAATAGACCATTTTATTTGCTGCCTTgtgctgcttccttccttctgcaATGTTAAGGCATTTGTTTGATAGAGAGCTCAGCCAGCGCTGAAACAAGTAACCCTGACGTGCCCTGTGGTGAGCAGGAGGCTGCTTTGGGGAAAGAGGGAGCCTGGGAGCCCACCCACATCCCTGCTTCCTTCTCCCAGCACCCCCTGAGCCCCGCTTTCTCCTTGCAGATCCTCATGCGAGAGGATGCTCCTCGGCCATGCACAGCTGCTGCCCACCCAGGTGATGCTCACCAAGGCTTGACTGGTCCCCAGGTGGATGGAGGGAGCCCTAcgctcccatcctcctcccctcGAGCTCAGGTAAGAGAGCCTGCAACCATCTGAGACTGTGATGGGACATAATGTCCCTTTGGGACATCCCAAATCGGGATTTTCCAatgatgggaatggagatgtggTAACAGGAAGCTGTGCAGGACCATAGCCACCTGCACGTGGTGGTGTGCTGGGATGAGAAGCTGCAGGTAGCGGAGGGTGGGAGAGCAAAGACACCATCAGAGCTGATGCTGTGgggactggggaaggagaggaggctcTTTCTATCTCCATTCCTCTCCTAGTTTTATTCTGCAATACTTTTGGTAAAATTTTAGACTCGTGTTTAAAACACTCAAGTCacattaaattcagaaaaaaaaaaaagtcagctttaatgtgttttttttttttttcatccaaaccCCACATTTGAGAACAGTTCAGACCATTAGCAGCTCTTAAGGAAAGCTCGTCTTTTACTTTTTGTGTTCTATAGAGGAATTTGGGAGGTTTATAGAGAAGGGGAAATCAGACAAAATGTGCGCAGGAGCACCCAAACACCAGGTGGTACATCTAAACAGACTAAACCCATGTTTTAAGCATGAGATGAGCAGGGATGTCTGAAGGCCACGCTCTCCTGCTGTCCCTCAGATGCCAGATGTTAATATGCAGCAACACGCCAGAAAAATTCCCCATGCCATTGGGCTCAGTGGGGTGGATGGGGCAGTGTATTCAAAGGGAGAAAACGGTTTGGGCTCAATTTCATCTTTGCTGTGTCTAGGATAAGGAGGGAGAGCCGGTGGATGGCAGAGAGGATGCTGGGTCTGAGAATGGCCAGGGGACAACCACCCTTTCCCAGCCGGGGCGACAGCAGGATCCGGAGACTTCATCAGAGAGGCAGGACCAGCAGTTGGTAGGTGAGTGCCATCAAAGGTACCAGCATCTCATCTCATATTAAATACTTGTTTAAAATCTCTTTGGCACTGAAAACTTAGTGCTGGTGTGTGTGCCAGCTCAGCAAGCAGACGTTTCAGGGGCACCCCATGGGGTAGCTCTGGCCAGCACATTTACTGCTTCTCATGCATGTGAGGAGGATCTGAACTTCCTGTGTTGAGCTGATGAATGTACACCAAACCTTTGGGTCTCACTTGGTGAAAGGTTCTCGCTAAAGCCAGACATCCCTTGTTCTCTGTGTAGAGCCAGGGAGAGGCTTCCTTTGGTTCCCATGGGTTTTAGATCAGAATTTAAATTCCTTTGCGATGCACTCAGTGTGTCACACGTTGAGGGAAATGGCATCTCCATTGGCATTAGCTTGCCAACAGCGTGCAGTCAGATGGCTTCCATAAGTTTGCATAAAGCAGTGACGATGCTTCATGGCCAGTGTCCAGAGACCTCCATCTGGGAGCTTCTTAGGTCATTtcatctcccagtgcctccaTTTCCCTGCTGGCAGAAGGAGGTAGGGGGATATTGCCTTCCTCTGCCATGAGACCCACTGATGTAAAAGCCATGGATAAACATGAATGGGTTAATAGAGGGGTTTATGTGGCATTTcctagtggttttgtttttaactttcaaAGCACTTTGTGTAGCAGTTAGCTACTTACACCTCTGAACAAGGTCAGAGAGCAAAGATTAATTTTCAGTATTGAAATCGGGAGttgtcttctcttcccttctcttttgccaCTAGATAATGAAGAGGAAATAGCAGCAGCAAAGTATACCCAGCCgtgcctggaggagctgctgagtGTGTCTGACTTGGAGTGCTCCCTCTGCATACGGTGAGTTCTCCGGCGGGAGAGCTTTTAGGATGAAGAATTAGCACCTGCTGAGTTTTCTTTCCTGGTGTGGATCTTTCTTCACATCTTAATAGCAAACCCAGTCCCCAGTCCTGCTGAGAGGCAGGTTTCAGTAGAGATAAGAGAtaagaggggaaggcagggacatGCTTTGCCCTGCCAGGCTTTAAGAGCTCAGATCGTTAGGTCTGTATCGCTTGGGACATTGGTGTGGAGGTGGGGGATGTTCAGCAGGGTCAAAGACTGAAAGCGATGTTTGCCCTATGTAACTGCAGGCTGGAACAGGAAGGTGTTGCCCCGGGTAAATACCATTCCTGATGGGGATGTTGCAAACCCAGAGAGGAGCATTTCCGAGCTCTGTGCCTGATGGGGGTGGAAAAGGGGACAAGGTAGAGCCCGTGTCCCTCTGCTGGctcggggctggggaagggctgggtgcTGCCACAGGGCATGCTGAAACCAGGCTGTTATTTCTGGCGTGTCCCAGGACCTTGAGCAGTTGTGCAACCAGCTGCTGTCAGAGGGCTGGGTGTTGCACCACCGGACGTGCAAGACGGTCAAGGTCTCCTGTGCAGTGGCTTTGTCCAGGTCTGGGCATGGCACAGGGGAAGGACACATGGGAGAGAGAGATCAAGATCTGAATTAGGTGAATTTAGGTCTCTTCTGAGGACAGGGAGACATGTTTAGGAGGAGCCAGGGCTCAGTGCTGAGCAGGGCTTTCCTGAGAGCTTCATTTCATTTCTCATCCTGGAGCTCCCTGTGAGCAACCTGAGCgtttgctgccagctctgcccttggAGCAGGGGAGAAGGAGGCACTTTCCCATTGCTGCCTTTTGTGCCACACACCCCTGTGGGTGTCTGGGGAACCGCAGCTCTGCCAGGACCAAGGGGTGCCATGTGTATACTGATGGGGTCCACAGGGACCCTGCAGGTAGGGGGAGCAGTGCTTAGGCCTGGGACAGTTTTCTTTTTGCATCGTTGTGCAAGTCCAACAGTCTGAGCCCAGATTTCCAATTAAAGGAATAGTCCAGTTAGGAACCTTTATGCCTAATTAACAGGAGTTATGAGCAAAGCTTAGCCAATGCAGCTTTAGTGAAGGTGAGTTTTGTAGCCATGAGCTACCAGGGCTTGGGAGACACAGAGTGAGATAGCTTTCTGTGGGGTTGTATCCCTGCAGCATCGCTGTCTTCAGTCCAGAAGGCTGGTGAAGGCAGCAGATTTCCCTTGAAATGGTAGGAAAGGACATGGGAAATGTCTTCTACCTGCTGGAAGCGAAAGCTCTTGCTCTCAGCAAGGTGATTCAAGGAAGGTGCAGGTACAGGGCTGGGGATAGACAGAAGCTGCGCCCGTGGCTTTGCCCACCTTGACCTGCTCGACCCTTGCAGCACCAGCCTGGGCCTCTGCAAGTTCCCAAGCGCTTTGTGGGACCCCAGCACCACGGGGCTGAGACCAGCCGGGGTTTCCAAAGCAGGGTGCTGAGCCAGGCCTGGGGAACAACGGCTTTGAGGGCACCCGGCCCTGTGAACAGAGGCTCTGTGAAGTGTCTCTGCTGGGCTTACCTGTGCTCCTTCCCCCATGTTACTCTCTCCAGTCCATTAACTTCGGTGTCTTTGCAGGATGTTCTTCGAGCCGGTGACAACGCCGTGCGGGCACACCTTCTGCAAGGAGTGCCTCGAACGCTGCCTGGACCACCGGCCAAACTGTCCCCTCTGCAAACAGAGCCTGAGAGAGGTGAGGGCATCTGTCCCATGGGATGGAGCCCAAGGGATGGAGCATGCCcagagctggggtgggaaggTGTGATGCTCTTACTTTATCAGCTCCCTAGCATGGTGGTGTCAGCTCCACTCATGTGGGAATGACCAGACAGTTGATAATTAAGACCAAGAGATTCATTTCCACAAGATGCCACAGTGATTAAGTGAGATTGTAAACAGGActgagaggtggggagagagagagaaagaaagaagcgaatgctaattacttttaaaaatggaaatggatGGAAAACCTGCTAGCCTGGAGATTTGATTTAATCTTTAATGAAAAGGGATTCGGATGAGACCGTCAGGGAAATTAGGTTGTCATACAAGGACTGCATCACTGTCAGAGACAGGACGCTGCCTTGGATGGGCCCTGAGTCTGAGCCGCGTCCGGAGGTCTCGGTGGAGCTGACATCCCATCTTGCTAGATGGCTCGACATCCCCCGATAGAATCCATCCCCGACTTTCTCTGATCTAAAATTATCCTCAGCTCCAATAAAAGTGACCGTGATTCAGAGCCCGGCAGGGCCTcagggctcccccctccccggctcttcTCCAACCTATTTCTGGGTCTAATTTCTTTTAGTACCTGAAGGCTGGAAGCTACAGCCCCACCGTGCTGCTGCAGGACATCATGCTGGCCACCTTCCCCACACAGCTGGCTGAGCGCCGGGAGCTGCACCGGGCTGAGATGGCAGAGCTCTCCAAGTAAGCATGGACctgctcctctgtgtgtgtgtgtgtatgtgcatgtgtgtgtgtgtgtgcccgggGGCTGAGAGGGGCTCTGAGGGGGCTGTTCAGGCCCACATACCATTGCTCTGGCTTGGTTCTGCTCAAGGGATGTCTGTCCCACTTCTAGGACCACTTTACAGCAGTGCTGGATGGGTGTGGACATGCCCCATGGGGCACCTGGGGATGAGGGGGCATCTCTGCAAGGAGCTGTTTTGTGGGCAGAGTCTGTCCTTGGGCTCTTGGTGAGCAAAGTGGAAACTTTGGTGTTGCTCTGCGCCGGAGCATCACTTCTTGGGGTAAAGGACACATCTGGTTCGAGGGAGCAGGTGACGCAGAGCCCTTAGGATGGGATTTGCTCAGAGAGGTTTCATAGTGtctctcctcctgtccctcaGCCTGACCAAGAACATCCCCATCTTTGTCTGCACGATGTCCTTCCCAggcattccctgccctctccatGTCTTCGAGCCTCGCTACCGCCTCATGATCCGGCGGTGCCAGGAGACCGGCACGAGGAGGTTTGGCATGTGTATATATGAGAATGGGAAAAGGTGAGCTCCTGGACCAGGTGGCTTCCCTCTGCCCGGGCTGAtttgcccctctctgccccagcaACAACAAATGTCTAAAATCCCAAGTAGTTCAGAGAGAAGGAACCAGGTGCAATTTCCTATCCCACTGCATCCCACAGATAAAATCAGCAGGGAGGTGGTGCAGAGTGAAATGGGATCTCACTGCCTCCCAGCATCACCACCGGCAAGGCAAGGAATGGGGCCAGCACTGGAGCTGAGCAGAGCCAGCAGTGGCTGTTAATTATGATGTTCTGGGAACAGCCTCT includes:
- the LOC141470430 gene encoding LON peptidase N-terminal domain and RING finger protein 1-like, with the protein product MSRGPPSPSSLPRGGSPVRQPLGPGRGDLDMLRCPSCLLLLWEPVTVSCGHSFCKPCLGGAVPARCPLCQERLKLLGVGAARCNVVLCGLLEKCVERESRLAWLVARVRDRLTRGDTREALRMAQKGVELAPDASSLRLCRAEVLVALGQHPQALEDLDAVCRAEPGEHEGFFRKGKVLLEMGQRAEALLAWEHCLTLSPHFHPARREMEKILMREDAPRPCTAAAHPGDAHQGLTGPQVDGGSPTLPSSSPRAQDKEGEPVDGREDAGSENGQGTTTLSQPGRQQDPETSSERQDQQLVDNEEEIAAAKYTQPCLEELLSVSDLECSLCIRMFFEPVTTPCGHTFCKECLERCLDHRPNCPLCKQSLREYLKAGSYSPTVLLQDIMLATFPTQLAERRELHRAEMAELSNLTKNIPIFVCTMSFPGIPCPLHVFEPRYRLMIRRCQETGTRRFGMCIYENGKSFADYGCMLEIRQIELLADGRSLVDTIGRRRFRVLSRGHRDGYNTADIEYLEDKKVAGEELQELQCLHENTYRLAQWFCEHGDLASRHILMQHGPLPEKEEDIQASADGPTWCWWLISILPLDPSYQLNLFSSTSLRARLAQLQRILTALLQQPPVGHPLPERSPRGHV